GAAGTGTGAGTTTTGGCAACAAGGATACTGGGTCATGTGTAAAGCAGAGCCACATGGAATCCTCGTGGCAGACTGAAGCAGCCATCTGTTAACACCAGAAGTCTCTCATTTTGTAGCCAATTTCACCATCCGGTGATGTACTGTACAGTAGCTTGGGCTCACCAAGCTCAAAAACAAAGTGATGTTTGTTTGCAATTTAATCGGTGGCAAAGTGAATGAAGTGGAGTGTTCCTTGTGTGCTGCTAGACTCAACAGAAACTAAAGGTCGACTGTCTGTCATGTGTTCCTGCTCAGGAGCTACAGAGGAGGCCATGCTGGGAACCATCTTGTCGTTTGGGAGGCTGTTCACACAAGGCCATATGTTGCTTACAGTACTGAATTGTTAAGCGAGCCAAAGACTTTGCTTTGGGATGTACTTGTACGTCATAATGAGCCTAAAATAATTATCATAGTACAGCAAAGAGAAATCtccatattttaaaacaaatcctATTTATTTTCAGCATTCTGGCTAAGTTACATGGCTTTAGTTTTTGGCAGCTATGATCCCTTTTTTCCTAATAATATAGTAGATTGAGGAAGAGGTTGTTGGCAGTAATGAAGCAACAGGTTGGAGTTACTGCCAATCtcattagtttgtttgtttttctctcttttaggTGACAGGAAACGGCTGTTTCTGTACAAGCCCAGCACCAAACAGCTGAGAACCTCTAATGATCCACATATTTCTGTCAAGAGTAGAACTGTAAATTGAACAAAACCATAACTACTTACACAAAAAGACTTGATAGCTGAAGTTGCAAGCAGCTGAAAAGAGAACGATTGTGGTCAGTTTACAGAGAACAAAGTTACAGAATCAACACTTTGTTAAATGACTGAAAGCAGTTTTACAaaccacaacattaaaaaaagaaaagaactttgaTATTTCAATAATATGTAATAATGCTACTTCCACTCAGAGCGAGTAGTTCTTCGAGTATTTAATTTGCATAGCTACAAGTTTCTCTTTTAATACTGGTAAAAATAGATCGACTCTCCAGTGGCACATTAAAACGAAACAATTGCTGTTATTCATGTGAATCAATGAATAATTTCTGTGGAATTTGAGAGTTGTGCGTCTCGTAGTCTTGCTGTTCTAGGAGCTATTATGGGGGGGCAGTCATAAAACAGTACTTCAGTGTTCTCAGCGCCTCAAGTGGGATGGTGCGTCATGATACAATATTCGGTCTGTTCCAGTTTGATCTGCAGTGCTTCCACTCTCTCTTTGTCTAAAGTGTTCTACTTCCTCATTGTGTATTTATGGCAACAAAAACAACCTTCCATTTGCTCTCATGAGGCAGACAATCATCTGTTGATTAAatattatttgtatgttttctcTGAATTCTGAGAGATCATTTCTGTGTTGCTGATAACTAGTAATTGAATATCTTTTTTCCTAGTTAGGAGCCAAGCTGTTAATAGATCAATAATAAAAAGCCtatactcaaaaaaaaaaaaatgaaataacataACAGGTGAGATTCAGATATTTCGGGAGCtgccatttatttatatttgggCCACTGAGAATGGTGGGTAACATGAGAAATTTCTAAACTAATCTTTAATATTTAGCGCTGGACTACTTCCAAGACCCATGTGATGAAGAGAAGCAAGAAAAACAGGAATACTCTAACCCAAAAGCCTGCTGGCTACAAACGAGCTCTGCATGTGTGGGCGTCTGAAAGATGGTATGAGTCGTTAACGCCTTCCAAACTCTAAATTGTTTGTGGGGTATTCCTCACTCTTCCGGGGATTTTACACATCTATAAATCATTTTGAGCTATGAAAACCATCATACTGTTGGCACAGCTTAGTAACTCAGTTTCAGGACAGTTTCATGGTGGATTATGACTCTTGTGTGATGTAGTGGTTTGAATGGTTGATttataaatcaataaaagagTCCAGTGGTGTGTTTCTCTAACTACTCACTATATTGAGCTCTTCATATACCTAACTCAAATTTAGTTAATGGAATAACCCATGTTGCCACACGGGgagaatatattgaatgaagtCAAGCTGCATAATTGTGGTGTATTTCTGTGACCTGTGAAGAATCACTCTGTGTCAGGAACCGACAGTGTTACAGGAAGTCTGATGCTGCACACAGATGCCCGTGCCACAATAGCAAAGGTGGCTCATAACTGCAGTGTGTGTTAATAACAGCAGGCATGAGTCATCAAGCTTGTCTTACATAACTGCATCATTTCTCTACCAACTTGCTGCGAGTGCACCACACCCCAGTTTCATTCACACTCTGCTCTGCTGCTGCCCACCCTCCCATTGATGGTGGCGAGTGCACTGCTCATCCTGCTGTACGCTTCAGTCGGCTTACATAGAGTAGTCTAATCTGGGTTAGAATAAAGAAGCATTCAATTTGTTTAGCAAAAATCCTTTTCACCTTATATTTTCACTTAGTTTTAAAGCAGTTATTGTCattccttcttttttcatgaTTTCTGATGGTGTAAATGATGCAGCTGATGTAGTGTCAGATTATATTTGTCAGACTGCTGCAGAGCAATTGTAGTTCAATGCCAGTTTGGGGTTTTAATCCCTTGAGTAATACATAGTGGTGGGAGCAGGACGGAGCTACAAGAAGCCCGAGGGAAGCAGAATAAGATAAAGGGAGGTAGGAGGTCCTTTGGATGCTGTCATCAGTCAGGCCACTGATGTCACTTGctcacacaaaacacaatccATCCCAGTTCCAAGCACAAAATCACAGAGAGATGTATTGCATCAgcctaaataaaaattaaattacataaattataaaCACCATAACAAGCCTTTAATGACATTTAAGATTATTAATTGTATTTGACAGTTATCTGAGTCACTCTTAGTGTAAGAATATTATAATCAGGTTGCTAGCCTTTTTTCAAGCTGAccagatttaaatgtttttaatccagTCAGCTGAATATTATCTGTCGTAGGAAATGCTGAAGCTGTGCAATGCAATCTCATCTTTAGCTTTTTGTGACTGAGCCAAACAAACGGATAACAATGTGTTGTCCTGCTGACATCAAGTGGCCACAGTGATAACTGCATGACTCCTGCGGGTGTTTACACAACCACGTAATGAGCGTGTTAGGTTGTATTGAGGGAGAATTCTTgtgaaattaccagtaaaatcttaagttgaaaatattttttcccctAAATGAAACAAATCCTGATCTGAAAAtgattttccacatttttaatgtaCATATTTCAGAAGCACTTACATTTGTTTCAGCATTAAAGCTGTAGTAACAATAGAACTGTTATCTCAGTGCAGTCAATAGCATTCTTTATATGGATAAAGGCATTTGATTGTCAACTGGTGTCAGTGATCCCCTAACATGGGCACTAACATGTTCAGACATAAATAGCTTCTGTCTCAATAAACTGTGTAACTTGATACAACTATGTCAATACCCACATACTGTAGACAAGTGAAACTACAGAATACAAATTACACCAAACATCAAAGTTTATGATAGAAGATTAAGTTCACAAAGTATTTTAGGGGACAACATTAATATTTCTGGCaaatgtttgcttgtttttttactCTCTGAACAGCAGGGCAGAAAGACAAATATGATCCACctgtaatataaaaaatataagaaaatacaGCTAAAACAATACAGCTGAGCAAAATGGGAATGAGATTGTGAAAATCATTGTTCGTTCCACACCACAGCTCTCGTGACTCTATCATGCAGgctataaaaacaagaaaagcacTGCAGGCTAAAATAACTACATGACTCCTCTCTTGAATATCAGCTATGTCCTCACTGTAAACACTAAAAGACAGTTAAAAGTGGACTCATAGAAAATGACAGCACAGACGAATGTGTATCTTGTTTATTAGATGAACACACATTCCAAGCAGACCTTTCATGTAGAAACACACAGATGTTCCAGGGACACaagaaggaaataaaatctCCTGAGGGTATTTTAGACATACAGAAATGTATGCAATGTGCACATTGTAGCAATTAAACAGTCTGTATTCAATATATTGTATGAAAAGTATGACTTGTGTAAAATATTGCAAAGtatatgttttgtttacatctgccCTGTCTGTGGAAAGAGATAAGATTTATCTAGACACAAAATTCAAACATCAAGAAGCCAAATGAGAACTTCTGTTTGGCTCCTAAagaaattcaaattaatttggACAAATTTACACAAATTCAGCATACGTGGGCTTTAAAGTTTGTCACAAACTGTATTTACAACAATGCAAGAGATGttagaaaaatacaaacacattcaGATACAGCATTTGACTAAATCTTGCAAAGTCGTCTCATTGTTTCCATCAGCTGCATCTAGTTCAACTCCCATTTTTCCACAGATCGCCATGAAGTCACAGAGACATACAAAATAACACTCTGGATCCCCTGGTGTTCAGGATTACTCCACTCCTTTCATGAATTCCAAGAATTCtgtaaaaacgtaaaaaggTCATGGTAAGCAAAAAGCCTTAAGCTGATTGCAATGACACTATGATTTGAAAAAATGTTGCTCTTTTGgacatttttactatttttcttttctgatttaATCAGTGCAAATGTCTCACCATCATAGTCAATTTTGCCGTCATTGTTCTTGTCCCCATCTTTCATCAGCTCCTCGATGTCATCCTCGGTGATCGCCTCTCCTGTAGATTCCAACATCATCTTCAGCTCATCCAGGTCAATGTAACCATCAGTGTTTCTGCACAAACACATAAGTAGGATGCATGATTTGCACAAAGcaaactttaatttttcagaTGCCATTAAGGGAGGTGACATGTCAGTGTGTGGCATGTGCATGATCATATCAGGATTTTAAATGTCTGAGAACATCactgtgtggaaaaaaagaaaaagcctctTTTGATGTGCAGATGAAGTGTGTGACTTACATGCTAGTGGGTGTTAGAAATACTCTGAACTGTCAGAAAGGATTAAGGAGCAAGCTACATGCTGCACTCTGCAAAGCTACTTGGCATTTTGTCAGAACACATAATTGCACATGGGGAGCGCGCTTTAGCGGAACCTGAATCTGAAGAGCAAATTTATAATGAAACTGTGGTAGTTCTGAGATGATAGTGCAAACTTGTTTAAGATATTTTGACTAGGCTTGTCAGTAAGTTTATCAAAGAACATCTAAGTAAActgtgctttaattttttaagtggATACAAAGGGTGAATAACTGTGTGGTAGGAACTTAAAACTTACTTGTCAAACATCCGAAACAGCTCTGCCAGTTCCTCTTCTGACTTCCCTTTGCTGTCATCTTTCATGCATCTCACCATCATGACCAAGAACTCATCAAAGTCCACTGTGCCGCTCCCTGCATGCACATAATTCACTTAATCACAATTTCACATCACTTAACAAGCACAACCTCTTCAAAATGTTGGAATGATCAAACACCCTCATTTTAGTtctaaagatgtttaattcatcttttatttttatttgtttttataataaaataatatttgtattttatatgctcaaaaatacattttcagcaTTTAAAAGTGTCCTTCTGTAGTTTATCTGACAATATGACACACTGTATAGCTACTCCAAACTGAAAAATCcgacatgcttttttttatatttcatcatTACATCAGATGGAAAATTCAAGATGACTTGTGCATCATCTGATACACATTTCCCTTTAATCCAGCCTGACATTTCCTGCTGCATTTAAGACCCTTGACTAGCATTTGACATTAAGTTCAGAGGGTTTGACTGAAGATTGTCTGCACAACATGATGAAACTGGTAGCTGACCCATGGAACAGAAAGgtcagtcacttttttttttttttttttttttttacagcacagAGGTGTTTTGGTTTACCATCTTCATCCACCTCATCAATCATCTCCTGCAACTCCTCTGGTGTGGGGTTCTGCCCGAGCATCCTCATGACCTTTCCCAGCTCCTTGGTGCTGATGCAGCCATCCTCCGCATCTTGCACGAAGATGTCAAAAGCAGCCTTGAACTCtacaacaccacagcagcacacagacagaaaacaaactcTAATGGAGGGTGGGGTGTTTGCAACATTGCCTAAAGTTACATCTGATAACACTTTTTAAAGTGGGCTTGATGCTTAAAGTAGCACGTAACATGCAGGTACTcaaaaagaacagaaattaaatatattacGCACCATTTTTCTGTTCATCTGTCAGCTGTTCAACCTGTAAAAggttaaaagttttaaagtggGAACAAATTTTAAGCAGAGCTGTGATGGATTTAATTATGTTCATCGTGTCTAAAAACAgtaatttttctaaattattttcttttaaaaaatgtatatttgtggTATTTGGTTAAGATATATGGAAATATAGAGTGTTAAATCAGCCTCTGGGCTAAATTATCTCTATCCGCTCTGATTACTTTTCTGTCAGTGAAAGTGTCCCATACACTAGGCCACCCCTGAGAAAACACAGAACCTATATATCATATGTGAGAGTCTCTAAGGGGAgtgctaaaaataaacatagaagGATCAGGAACCACAGATAAAGGACACAATACACAATGCTTTAAATTAGCATAGCTTGCCCAACAATGGCACAGTAATCCTGGAAAAGCTACCACGAATGAGAGAGGGAGACAGCTGCTTATGTAAGAGTTATCATCTGTCCACCACTATAAAttgaacacacatacaaacacagacTTCTCCGGTGATGATATACGAAAAGATCCATCTGAACAAACATATAATATACATTCCTAGGTGCTTTTACTGCCTCAGCGCCACTGCATTGTTTGGCATGTGAGCGGATGGGACAGCATGTCCAGGCAGAGGTGGACAGATAGCCCCAGAGCTCTCGAGCTCACAGATAATGCTGGAATTCAGCCGTAGGGAGGGCTTTATCTAAACCTGAGGCCCTTCTCTGGCACCAGAGAACCACAGACGGAGGAATGCCGAAGCAACTGGCCAAAATTAGTCATGTGAAGTGTGGCTCCTCCATTTGAAGTCATGAATGAAAAAGTAGAGTGCAGGCTAGGGACGTGCCCTGTCAGTGACCTCATGAGTGGCTCCTGTCAGGTCTGATAGGCATGAACATCAACAGGCATATATGGTGCAAAGACTCTTGACATCAGCTGGTGATGGAAGTGACTGTGCTGTGCAGGCCACATCAACAGGGATTTTTCAAACATTCGAGCAATGTTAGATTTTTcagtcagttaaaaaaaaaaataccagtaTCAAAGATGGAAATACTATACCATCCTAAATCTGGTGGAATAAATTAGTCCTGCATTGTTAACCACTAAATGTCCCTCTATTGTTAATGTTGTGGATGAAGGTTtgtgaaccaaaacaaagattTCTTTCTGACCAGATTAGTTCTCATCATGTTTTGTTGAGCATCTGACCAAACTACATGTCTTCATCAGAAGGAACCAACAGCCCTTCGTCAATAATATCAGTTGAGCGTAAGCACGTACCGCTGCCTTGTAGATGTCGTTCATGCTGGAGCCTCTTCTGCTGCCTGTCCTGACAGTGTCCTGGCACAAAGGAAGGATGTCCTGTCCAGCTCAGGGCAGGACTCTGGCCTCATCCTGGGAGGGTTTTATAGCTGGAGCCTGGCACTGTCTGTCCCTCCCTGGGCAAAGCAGCCTCCCCTCTGTTTGTGCCTAAAACGTGCATAGACAAATGTGTCGGTGTGTGTGCGACGTTTCGCCAATCTGTCACAATCACCAGGCTCAGATAAAAATGCAGCAGCTCTTTAGGGGACACACTTTGGAATGGAATGAAGTTGGGGGGCGGGGATG
This region of Melanotaenia boesemani isolate fMelBoe1 chromosome 13, fMelBoe1.pri, whole genome shotgun sequence genomic DNA includes:
- the tnnc1a gene encoding troponin C type 1a (slow); this translates as MNDIYKAAVEQLTDEQKNEFKAAFDIFVQDAEDGCISTKELGKVMRMLGQNPTPEELQEMIDEVDEDGSGTVDFDEFLVMMVRCMKDDSKGKSEEELAELFRMFDKNTDGYIDLDELKMMLESTGEAITEDDIEELMKDGDKNNDGKIDYDEFLEFMKGVE